A genomic segment from Pistricoccus aurantiacus encodes:
- a CDS encoding IclR family transcriptional regulator domain-containing protein, translated as MAETKRKAVGRPAGSGKVSGGHSQSLVRGLNILEGLAAAPMGLALSDIAQIAGLAPSTTHRLLQALHKQGFITQDSELGLWKVGVKTFQIGNTFLEARDYVATARPYLRRLTEESGESANLGIRDGSMAVFLAQSESHQMMRMITRLGSRAPMHASGVGKALLAWLPEKEVERILQARGLARVTANTIDTPAKLREGMAEIRQQGYACDREEHAVGLHCAAASIHDERGSPLAAISVSGPVARIPESRLIELGSLVRRAAREITQQLGGRMPLPEEY; from the coding sequence GTGGCCGAAACGAAACGTAAGGCGGTAGGCCGGCCCGCCGGATCGGGCAAGGTCAGCGGCGGGCACAGCCAGTCGCTGGTACGCGGGCTCAATATCCTCGAAGGGCTGGCCGCCGCCCCCATGGGTCTGGCACTTTCGGACATCGCTCAGATCGCCGGCCTGGCGCCTTCCACCACCCATCGCCTGCTGCAGGCGCTGCACAAGCAGGGCTTCATCACCCAGGACAGTGAACTCGGTCTATGGAAAGTAGGAGTCAAGACCTTTCAGATCGGCAATACCTTTCTTGAAGCTCGGGACTACGTCGCCACCGCGCGGCCCTATCTGCGCCGTTTGACCGAGGAAAGCGGCGAATCCGCCAACCTGGGCATTCGCGACGGCAGCATGGCGGTGTTCCTGGCTCAGAGCGAATCCCATCAGATGATGCGCATGATCACCCGGCTCGGCTCCCGGGCGCCGATGCACGCCTCCGGCGTGGGCAAGGCTCTGCTGGCCTGGCTGCCGGAAAAGGAAGTCGAGCGTATTCTGCAGGCCCGGGGGCTGGCACGGGTCACCGCGAACACCATCGATACCCCCGCCAAGCTGCGCGAGGGCATGGCGGAAATTCGCCAGCAGGGCTATGCCTGCGACCGGGAAGAACACGCGGTGGGGCTCCACTGCGCCGCCGCCTCGATTCACGACGAGCGGGGCAGTCCGCTGGCGGCCATTTCCGTTTCCGGCCCGGTGGCACGAATCCCCGAATCCCGGCTGATCGAACTCGGTAGTCTGGTGCGCCGCGCCGCCCGGGAAATCACCCAGCAGCTGGGCGGGCGCATGCCCCTGCCGGAAGAGTACTGA
- the uraD gene encoding 2-oxo-4-hydroxy-4-carboxy-5-ureidoimidazoline decarboxylase: MSDKTLTPRPSNLSREQFVSQYGDIYEHSPWVAEIAWDQGLSEKEDTPSGLAEVLGAVLNAAGPERQLEVIRAHPDLAGKAAIAGELTDDSTREQAGAGLDQCSPEELARFERLNQAYKDQFGFPFVIAVKGKDRYDILEAFKTRLKNSADEERRTAIEQINQIARFRLQGRVER; this comes from the coding sequence ATGAGCGACAAGACCCTGACACCGCGCCCCAGCAACCTGAGTCGCGAACAGTTCGTCAGTCAGTATGGCGACATCTATGAGCACTCGCCTTGGGTAGCGGAGATTGCCTGGGACCAAGGGCTGAGCGAGAAGGAGGATACGCCGTCGGGGCTGGCGGAAGTCCTCGGCGCGGTACTCAATGCCGCAGGGCCGGAGCGCCAGCTCGAGGTCATCCGCGCTCACCCGGATCTGGCGGGCAAGGCGGCGATCGCCGGCGAGCTGACCGATGACTCGACCCGGGAACAGGCCGGTGCCGGGCTGGATCAGTGTTCACCGGAAGAGCTCGCGCGTTTCGAGCGTCTCAATCAGGCCTACAAGGATCAGTTCGGCTTTCCCTTCGTCATCGCGGTCAAGGGCAAGGACCGCTACGATATTCTCGAAGCTTTCAAGACGCGCCTCAAGAACAGCGCAGACGAGGAACGCCGCACCGCCATTGAACAGATCAACCAGATCGCACGCTTTCGTCTGCAGGGCCGCGTCGAGCGGTAA
- the uraH gene encoding hydroxyisourate hydrolase: MGRLTTHVLDTALGRPGHGIRIELFRLEGENRTRLGETITNDDGRCDAPILEGEDFTTGEYELLFHAGEYLDRQGIKGSEPRFLDRIPLRFGVANADEHYHVPLLLSPYSLSTYRGS, encoded by the coding sequence ATGGGACGTTTGACGACACACGTTCTTGACACTGCCCTGGGCCGCCCGGGCCACGGTATCCGCATCGAACTCTTCCGTCTGGAAGGCGAAAATCGTACGCGCCTGGGTGAAACGATCACCAACGACGATGGTCGCTGCGACGCGCCGATCCTCGAAGGCGAGGACTTCACTACCGGCGAATATGAACTGCTTTTCCACGCCGGTGAATACCTTGACCGTCAGGGCATCAAGGGTAGCGAGCCGCGTTTTCTCGATCGCATTCCGCTGCGTTTCGGCGTCGCCAATGCGGACGAGCATTACCATGTTCCCTTGCTACTTTCCCCCTACAGTTTGTCCACCTATCGCGGCAGCTGA
- a CDS encoding urate hydroxylase PuuD → MEAYLIEFGNMLLRWLHVIAAIAWIGESLYFVMLDNGLKTPKAAEDKEKGVFGEMWAVHGGGFYHNQKYASAPAKLPEDLHWSFWKSYTTWLSGFALFAVLYLASPSIYLVNPGSPWEWAANMTGWQANIAALLFLLLGWVVYNELCKRISPNMTRDGVLSIAVAVMMVVVAYLATHIFAGRAAFLLTGAVMATAMSANVFFWIIPGQRRMVKAMKAGETPNPLDGKRGKQRSVHNTYFTLPVVLLMLSNHYSFMYTHAYAWVIMVLFIFAGALIRQFFVLMHAGKIQPVYPAVGVALILVSVWLAAPSSQPAANVGTSNGVAFSGTSTLAQVDTIMENRCVQCHAQKPSHPGFAAAPAGVMLDSEKQVEVQKPMIKQVIASGYMPLGNITGITDEEKAVIAAW, encoded by the coding sequence ATGGAAGCCTATTTAATCGAATTCGGTAATATGTTGTTGAGGTGGCTGCATGTGATCGCTGCTATCGCCTGGATCGGCGAATCCCTCTACTTCGTGATGCTCGATAACGGCTTGAAGACCCCCAAGGCGGCGGAAGACAAAGAGAAGGGCGTATTCGGCGAAATGTGGGCGGTACACGGCGGCGGTTTCTACCACAATCAGAAGTACGCCTCCGCACCGGCCAAGCTCCCGGAAGATCTGCACTGGTCCTTCTGGAAATCCTATACCACCTGGCTTTCCGGCTTCGCGCTCTTTGCCGTGCTGTACCTGGCGAGTCCGAGTATCTACCTGGTCAATCCCGGCAGCCCCTGGGAATGGGCGGCCAACATGACCGGCTGGCAGGCCAATATCGCCGCGCTGCTGTTTTTGTTGCTGGGCTGGGTGGTCTACAACGAGCTGTGCAAGCGCATCAGCCCGAACATGACCCGGGACGGCGTCCTGAGTATCGCTGTGGCGGTGATGATGGTGGTAGTCGCCTATCTGGCCACCCACATCTTCGCAGGTCGTGCGGCCTTCCTGCTGACCGGCGCGGTGATGGCCACGGCCATGTCCGCCAACGTGTTCTTCTGGATCATTCCGGGACAGCGGCGCATGGTGAAGGCCATGAAGGCCGGTGAAACGCCGAATCCTCTCGACGGCAAGCGCGGCAAGCAGCGCTCCGTGCACAATACCTACTTCACCCTGCCGGTGGTGCTGCTGATGCTGAGCAATCACTACTCCTTCATGTATACCCATGCTTATGCCTGGGTGATCATGGTGCTGTTCATCTTCGCCGGCGCCCTGATCCGTCAGTTCTTCGTGCTGATGCATGCGGGCAAGATTCAGCCGGTCTATCCCGCGGTCGGTGTGGCCCTGATCCTGGTGTCCGTGTGGCTGGCGGCGCCGTCCAGCCAGCCGGCCGCCAATGTGGGTACCAGCAACGGCGTAGCTTTCTCCGGTACGTCAACCCTGGCGCAGGTGGATACCATCATGGAAAATCGCTGCGTGCAGTGCCATGCCCAGAAGCCTAGCCATCCCGGCTTCGCCGCGGCACCGGCGGGAGTCATGCTGGACAGCGAGAAGCAGGTCGAAGTACAGAAACCGATGATCAAGCAGGTAATCGCGAGTGGTTACATGCCGCTGGGTAACATCACCGGCATCACCGACGAGGAAAAGGCGGTCATCGCGGCCTGGTGA
- a CDS encoding GntR family transcriptional regulator: MSMASNPRKGKNGDGAERHDVIYRTISDAIIEHRLKPGARLREDALSEVFGVSRTGIRKILQRLAHEQMVTLTPRRGASVTRPTAEEARDVFAARHLVECGVMPVVAQRMTAEDVRELRELAARERQALKRGEQSVAIKLSAEFHERLARLSGNAALAEFIGRLCSRSSLILAVYGNTGHLGCESHDHAGLLDLLDQGDGEKASAFMGRHLKSIEASLSFVEETDEVPDLHHIFSF, encoded by the coding sequence ATGTCGATGGCGTCGAATCCCAGGAAGGGCAAGAACGGCGACGGTGCCGAACGGCATGATGTCATCTATCGCACCATCAGCGATGCCATTATCGAGCATCGTCTGAAACCCGGCGCACGGCTACGTGAAGACGCGCTTTCCGAGGTATTCGGGGTCAGCCGCACCGGCATTCGCAAGATTCTGCAGCGCCTGGCCCATGAACAGATGGTGACCCTGACCCCCCGGCGTGGCGCCAGCGTGACCCGCCCCACCGCCGAGGAGGCGCGGGATGTATTCGCCGCGCGTCACCTGGTGGAATGTGGTGTCATGCCAGTGGTAGCCCAGCGCATGACCGCGGAGGACGTTCGTGAACTGCGGGAGCTTGCCGCCCGGGAGCGGCAGGCGCTGAAGCGGGGAGAGCAAAGCGTCGCCATCAAGCTGTCCGCCGAGTTTCACGAGCGGCTTGCTCGGCTGTCCGGCAATGCCGCCCTGGCGGAGTTCATCGGTCGCCTGTGTTCGCGCTCCTCCTTGATCCTCGCGGTCTACGGCAATACCGGCCACCTGGGGTGCGAATCCCACGATCATGCCGGACTGCTCGATCTGCTTGACCAAGGCGATGGCGAGAAAGCGAGCGCTTTCATGGGTCGCCATCTCAAGTCGATCGAGGCATCGCTCTCCTTCGTCGAGGAAACCGACGAAGTGCCGGACCTGCATCATATCTTTTCTTTCTGA
- a CDS encoding NCS1 family nucleobase:cation symporter-1, with protein sequence MQDDELHISHIDKSLYNVDLAPIPHSKRRWGWFEIFNVWSNDIQSLFGYSLAASLFLSYGLNGWAVMVAIILAGFVVMVLVNLSGKPSVKYGIPFPVMVRASMGVRGANLPALLRAIVGIFWYGVQTYFASTAMALLLTSLFGDPGGSFLGLSAIGWISFILVWFFQLAIFWAGIERITQFLNWAGPLVYLVMVALMIIIWVQAGSDLLPAIGSIFSSSGDYQGSAVSAFLAITGTMIAYFAAVVINFGDFTRFVRSERQMKLGNLLGLPLNVAFFSFIALIITAGTLALFGEALINPSDIIERVDSLPLTLIAALTFFAATVGINLVANFIPPAYDLANLFPSKISFRIGGLLTAIIAFFIGALWLTVISRIGIPGFVNALGAIVAPFYGIIVVDYYLIRRQRLNIQDMFSAEPGSSYYYTKGWNRRALLAFGLAALFSISTVWVPTLAALNGYAWLIGAGLGGLFYYGLMRGYVPQAATTS encoded by the coding sequence ATGCAAGACGACGAACTGCACATCTCCCATATCGACAAAAGCCTCTACAACGTGGATCTCGCGCCGATCCCCCACAGCAAACGCCGCTGGGGCTGGTTCGAGATCTTCAACGTCTGGTCGAACGATATTCAGAGCCTGTTCGGCTATTCCCTGGCCGCCTCGCTGTTTCTTTCCTATGGGCTGAACGGCTGGGCGGTGATGGTGGCCATCATCCTGGCAGGTTTCGTGGTGATGGTGCTGGTCAATCTATCCGGCAAGCCCAGCGTCAAATATGGCATTCCCTTTCCAGTGATGGTTCGCGCCAGCATGGGGGTACGCGGCGCCAACCTGCCGGCGCTGCTGCGAGCTATCGTGGGCATCTTCTGGTATGGCGTACAGACCTACTTCGCCTCCACCGCAATGGCGCTGTTGCTGACTTCACTTTTCGGCGATCCCGGCGGCAGCTTCCTGGGGCTTTCTGCCATCGGCTGGATCTCCTTTATCCTCGTCTGGTTTTTTCAACTGGCGATCTTCTGGGCCGGTATCGAACGCATCACGCAATTTCTCAACTGGGCCGGGCCCCTAGTCTACCTGGTCATGGTAGCCTTGATGATCATCATCTGGGTTCAAGCCGGCAGCGATCTGCTTCCCGCCATTGGAAGCATCTTCAGCAGCAGCGGCGATTATCAGGGCAGCGCGGTGAGCGCCTTCCTGGCGATCACCGGCACCATGATCGCCTACTTTGCCGCGGTGGTGATCAACTTCGGCGACTTCACGCGCTTCGTCAGAAGCGAACGCCAAATGAAGCTGGGCAACCTTCTCGGCTTGCCGCTCAACGTGGCGTTCTTCTCCTTTATCGCCTTGATCATCACCGCCGGCACCCTGGCACTGTTCGGCGAGGCGCTGATCAATCCCTCGGATATCATCGAGCGCGTCGACTCGCTGCCGTTGACCCTGATCGCCGCCCTCACCTTCTTCGCCGCTACCGTGGGGATCAACCTGGTGGCCAACTTCATCCCGCCCGCCTACGATCTGGCCAACCTTTTCCCCAGCAAGATAAGCTTTCGCATCGGCGGCCTGCTCACCGCCATCATCGCCTTCTTTATCGGCGCCCTGTGGCTGACGGTGATCAGCCGGATCGGCATTCCCGGTTTTGTCAATGCCCTGGGCGCCATCGTCGCGCCCTTCTACGGCATCATCGTGGTGGATTACTACCTGATTCGACGCCAGCGGCTGAATATCCAGGACATGTTCTCCGCCGAGCCGGGCAGCAGCTACTACTACACCAAGGGCTGGAACCGGCGCGCGCTGCTGGCCTTCGGTCTGGCGGCGCTATTTTCGATCTCCACGGTCTGGGTCCCCACGCTCGCGGCGCTGAACGGCTATGCCTGGCTGATCGGTGCGGGCCTCGGCGGGCTGTTCTATTATGGGCTGATGCGTGGATACGTTCCCCAGGCGGCAACCACTTCCTGA
- a CDS encoding aspartate/glutamate racemase family protein, translating into MAMSLSTASRARLAAGYLLSFLLMITPVWAEQDKTPSSSKDSSTDRIIVLINPNSNARATESMAELARRETQGIAKVVGKSNQDAPALLTTPQDMIDAAPGVVAIGVEAASNENVAAIIVSAFSDPGLEALRKEVDIPVFGIGEEVFHAAALGNRPFGIVTVTPDEGLIESFRKKAASLGYESLYRGVRVTPGDPLKLVESPEQLDTALAEAVKTSIEEDGAAAVIMGGGPLSASAFRLQPRFDVTLVVAVNAAARAAVEAIQDK; encoded by the coding sequence ATGGCCATGTCTCTCTCGACCGCTTCCCGAGCCAGGCTCGCAGCGGGCTATCTATTGAGCTTTCTTCTTATGATCACGCCTGTCTGGGCCGAACAAGACAAGACTCCGTCGTCTTCCAAGGATTCATCAACGGACAGGATCATCGTGCTGATCAATCCCAACTCCAACGCTCGGGCCACCGAATCCATGGCGGAACTCGCCCGGCGAGAAACCCAAGGTATCGCGAAGGTCGTGGGAAAAAGTAACCAGGACGCGCCGGCACTGCTGACCACGCCCCAGGACATGATCGATGCGGCACCGGGGGTGGTGGCGATCGGCGTCGAGGCGGCAAGCAATGAAAACGTCGCGGCGATCATCGTCTCCGCCTTCAGCGATCCGGGACTCGAGGCCTTGCGCAAGGAAGTCGATATCCCGGTGTTCGGCATCGGTGAAGAGGTCTTTCACGCGGCAGCGCTGGGCAATCGTCCCTTCGGTATCGTGACGGTCACCCCAGACGAGGGGCTGATCGAGTCCTTCCGGAAGAAAGCCGCCTCGCTAGGCTACGAATCGCTATATCGTGGCGTCCGGGTGACGCCGGGCGACCCGCTGAAACTGGTGGAATCGCCGGAACAGCTCGATACCGCTCTTGCCGAGGCGGTGAAGACATCCATCGAGGAAGACGGCGCGGCAGCAGTGATCATGGGCGGCGGTCCGCTTTCCGCCTCCGCCTTCCGGCTGCAGCCGCGATTCGACGTGACCCTGGTGGTCGCCGTCAACGCCGCCGCCCGGGCGGCGGTCGAGGCCATTCAGGACAAGTAG
- a CDS encoding NCS1 family transporter: MSNQQLGAQDALMDRATSGSKAPGEESLAPQKVRIMGRFSYLLAWFGGCVSIGTFTMGSSIVGTLNLIQAGVAIAIGCFVIGIALALNGAAGYKYGIPFMVQARSAFGFSGTRLPGLVRAVPAIVWYGFQSWIGAGALNMVSATLFGFDNLIFYFVTFQFLQIALSVLGFQGIKWLENIGSAFILASLVYMFYSTVQRYGDELSASLLTMEGSWGLPFWGATMLFLGIYSTMILNVSDYAREHKRGTGPGLLTTIYAMSILPCTLFMGLIGYMVSEATGVADPIKVFANAVDNTPLLMTTLLFIAFAQVTTNVLNNVVPPTYVLMDVFKLKFRTATVIVGLLAFASFPWELVKDESAAGLQIFVQTYSAFLGPIFAILVVDYYLIRRRTLDIAKLYDEKGPYQGVNYAALIATAAGAVVALTFSAVSWYASLIPAGLTYYLLMKYWAPCQRFRH; the protein is encoded by the coding sequence ATGAGCAATCAGCAACTCGGGGCACAGGACGCCTTGATGGATCGTGCCACCAGCGGCTCCAAGGCGCCGGGAGAGGAATCCCTGGCACCCCAGAAGGTCCGTATCATGGGCCGCTTTTCCTACCTGCTGGCCTGGTTCGGCGGCTGTGTATCCATCGGCACCTTCACCATGGGCTCGAGCATCGTCGGGACGCTCAACCTGATCCAGGCCGGGGTGGCCATCGCCATCGGCTGTTTCGTCATCGGCATCGCCCTAGCCTTGAACGGCGCCGCGGGCTACAAGTACGGCATTCCCTTCATGGTGCAGGCGCGCAGCGCCTTCGGTTTCAGCGGCACCCGCCTGCCTGGCCTGGTGCGCGCGGTGCCCGCCATCGTCTGGTACGGCTTTCAGAGCTGGATCGGCGCCGGCGCCTTGAACATGGTGTCCGCCACCCTGTTCGGCTTCGACAACCTGATCTTCTACTTCGTCACCTTCCAGTTCCTGCAGATCGCCCTGTCCGTGCTGGGCTTCCAGGGCATCAAATGGCTGGAGAACATCGGCAGCGCCTTCATCCTGGCCTCCCTGGTCTACATGTTCTACAGCACGGTGCAGCGCTATGGAGACGAGCTTTCCGCCAGCCTGCTGACCATGGAAGGCTCCTGGGGCCTGCCGTTCTGGGGCGCCACCATGCTGTTCCTGGGCATCTACAGCACCATGATCCTCAACGTCAGCGACTACGCCCGGGAGCATAAGCGTGGCACCGGCCCGGGGCTGCTGACCACCATCTACGCCATGTCGATCCTGCCCTGCACCCTGTTCATGGGCCTGATCGGTTACATGGTCTCGGAAGCCACCGGGGTCGCCGACCCCATCAAGGTCTTCGCCAACGCGGTGGACAATACACCGCTTTTGATGACCACTCTGCTGTTCATCGCCTTCGCCCAGGTCACCACCAACGTGCTCAATAACGTGGTGCCGCCGACCTATGTGCTGATGGATGTCTTCAAGCTGAAGTTTCGTACCGCCACGGTGATCGTCGGCCTGCTGGCCTTCGCCAGCTTCCCTTGGGAGCTGGTCAAGGACGAATCCGCCGCCGGCCTGCAGATCTTCGTGCAGACTTACTCCGCCTTTCTCGGCCCGATCTTCGCCATCCTGGTGGTGGACTACTACCTGATTCGCCGCCGCACCCTGGATATCGCCAAGCTCTACGACGAGAAGGGCCCTTACCAGGGCGTCAACTACGCCGCCCTGATCGCCACCGCCGCGGGGGCCGTGGTGGCACTAACCTTCTCCGCCGTCTCCTGGTACGCCAGCCTGATCCCCGCCGGCCTGACCTACTACCTGCTGATGAAGTACTGGGCGCCCTGCCAGCGGTTCCGTCACTGA
- a CDS encoding aspartate/glutamate racemase family protein, with amino-acid sequence MHIRLINPNTTAGMTATIGEAAKRVAAPGTQTSASNPESGPVSIESHFDEAISAVGVLEEIMKGEREQVDAYIIACFGDPGLMAARELTRAPVIGIAEAAFHMATLISTRFSIVTTLGRTGIIAEHLLDNYGFSHHCRRVRAAEIPVLDLEDDSDAALVRIIDECKRARDEDNIGAIVLGCGGMADLTDTIAEAVGLPIVEGVTAAVKLSEALLGLGLGTSKHGDLAFPRSKTFTGSFAALSHQAFPLK; translated from the coding sequence ATGCATATACGCCTGATCAATCCCAATACCACCGCCGGCATGACGGCGACCATCGGCGAAGCGGCGAAGCGCGTTGCGGCACCGGGCACCCAGACCAGCGCTTCCAATCCGGAAAGCGGTCCGGTTTCCATCGAGAGTCATTTCGATGAGGCCATCAGCGCGGTGGGGGTGTTGGAAGAGATCATGAAGGGCGAACGTGAACAGGTGGATGCCTACATCATCGCCTGTTTCGGCGATCCGGGGCTGATGGCCGCTCGGGAACTGACCCGGGCGCCGGTGATCGGCATCGCCGAGGCGGCCTTTCACATGGCAACCCTGATCAGCACGCGCTTTTCCATCGTCACCACCCTGGGGCGTACCGGTATCATCGCCGAGCACCTGCTGGACAACTACGGCTTCAGCCATCACTGCCGGCGCGTCCGAGCCGCGGAGATCCCCGTGCTCGATCTGGAAGACGACAGCGACGCCGCCTTGGTGCGCATCATCGACGAATGCAAGCGCGCTCGGGACGAGGACAACATCGGCGCCATTGTGCTGGGCTGCGGCGGCATGGCGGATCTCACCGATACCATCGCCGAGGCCGTGGGCCTGCCGATCGTCGAAGGGGTCACGGCGGCGGTCAAGCTCTCGGAAGCCCTGCTGGGGCTGGGACTGGGCACAAGCAAGCACGGCGACCTGGCGTTCCCCCGGTCCAAGACCTTTACCGGCAGCTTCGCGGCGCTTTCCCATCAGGCGTTTCCGCTCAAGTAA
- a CDS encoding cytosine permease has translation MAIYGTFVLNFCDFTRNAVSRKAITRGNFFGIPLNMLFFAVIVVMLSGSQYLIDGEIITSPADIVEAIPNTTLLVLAALALIIVTVAVNLIANFVAPIYMFTDLFPRYLTFARSGLVTAILGLIILPWNLYNSPVVIEYFLGGLGAVLGPVFGVIIADYWLIRRARINVPDLYDNKATGDYYYVNGYNLRAIGALIPAALITIIIALVPYFDSFSEFSWFIGAGLGALFYLIVADRSMPIRDVSGEPIAIPSVH, from the coding sequence GTGGCCATCTACGGCACCTTCGTACTCAACTTCTGTGATTTCACTCGCAACGCCGTTTCCAGGAAGGCCATCACTCGCGGCAACTTCTTCGGCATTCCGCTGAACATGCTGTTCTTCGCCGTCATCGTCGTGATGCTCTCCGGATCCCAGTATCTGATCGATGGGGAAATCATCACCAGCCCGGCGGATATCGTCGAGGCCATTCCCAACACCACGCTGCTGGTGCTGGCCGCCCTGGCCCTGATCATCGTCACCGTGGCGGTCAATCTGATCGCCAACTTCGTCGCGCCGATCTACATGTTCACGGACCTGTTTCCACGCTACCTGACCTTCGCCCGCTCCGGCCTGGTCACCGCGATCCTCGGTCTGATCATTCTGCCGTGGAATCTCTACAATTCGCCGGTGGTCATCGAGTACTTTCTCGGTGGTCTGGGCGCTGTTCTGGGACCGGTATTTGGTGTAATCATCGCCGACTACTGGCTGATCCGCCGAGCACGGATCAACGTGCCGGACCTGTACGACAACAAGGCAACCGGCGATTATTATTACGTCAACGGCTACAATCTGCGGGCGATCGGCGCGTTGATCCCCGCCGCTCTCATTACCATCATCATTGCGCTGGTACCCTACTTCGATTCTTTTTCCGAGTTTTCCTGGTTTATCGGCGCGGGTCTTGGCGCCCTCTTCTATCTGATCGTGGCGGACCGATCGATGCCGATCCGGGACGTCAGCGGAGAGCCGATCGCGATTCCCTCGGTTCACTGA
- a CDS encoding IS481 family transposase, which produces MDIKLHKQATTTPKIRAEIQAAPASISDSELARQYGVGDSTIRRWRYRDDVYDRSHTRHNLLATLTTEQEEVLIAARAFLRLGLDDLLIVAREFLNPRLSRSGLHRMLKRREVPTLAELARQDAGGDETPRHKPFKDYEPGYVHIDIKHLPQMPDEQQKRYLYVAIDRATRWVYLEIRSSQSAKDARAFMKQVEEKAPFTIQTVLTDNGKSFTDRFTRAGERTPSGQHPFDQECQTHGIEHRLIKPGRPQTNGMVERFNGRISDVLTTRRYASGEDLEQTLKRYCWLYNHHIPQKALHHQSPVAAMKEWQAKRPALFTKRVVNHPGPDMYT; this is translated from the coding sequence ATGGACATCAAGCTGCATAAACAAGCCACGACGACACCGAAGATCCGTGCCGAGATCCAAGCGGCACCCGCCAGCATCAGCGATAGCGAGTTGGCCCGCCAGTACGGTGTCGGCGATTCGACGATTCGCCGTTGGCGGTACCGAGATGATGTCTATGACCGCTCACATACGCGGCACAATCTGCTGGCCACGCTGACGACCGAGCAGGAAGAGGTGCTGATCGCTGCACGTGCTTTCCTGCGCCTCGGCCTCGATGATCTGCTGATCGTAGCCCGCGAGTTCCTGAATCCTCGGCTGTCACGTTCTGGCCTGCACCGCATGCTCAAGCGGCGTGAAGTGCCAACGCTCGCGGAACTGGCTCGGCAAGATGCCGGCGGTGATGAGACACCCCGGCACAAGCCTTTCAAGGACTACGAACCGGGTTATGTGCACATCGATATCAAGCACTTGCCCCAGATGCCCGACGAGCAGCAGAAGCGCTACTTGTACGTGGCCATCGACCGGGCAACGCGCTGGGTGTATCTGGAGATCAGAAGCAGCCAGTCAGCAAAGGATGCACGAGCGTTCATGAAGCAGGTGGAAGAGAAGGCACCCTTCACGATCCAGACGGTGCTGACTGATAACGGCAAATCCTTCACCGATCGCTTCACTCGGGCTGGTGAGCGTACGCCCAGCGGCCAGCACCCGTTCGACCAGGAGTGCCAGACACATGGTATCGAGCATCGCTTGATCAAGCCGGGGCGGCCTCAGACCAACGGCATGGTGGAGCGTTTTAACGGTCGCATCAGCGATGTGCTGACCACTCGACGTTATGCATCAGGCGAGGATCTGGAACAGACTCTGAAGCGGTACTGTTGGCTGTACAATCACCATATCCCGCAGAAGGCGCTGCACCATCAATCACCGGTGGCAGCGATGAAAGAATGGCAGGCCAAACGGCCAGCGCTATTTACCAAGCGGGTAGTCAATCACCCGGGACCCGACATGTATACATAA